The window ACTCCCTCAACGTCCGTAAGGAACGCAAGCTTCTCCGCTTTAAGGCTCCCGGCTATCGCAACAGCCATATAATCGGCGTTTATGTTGTAGCTTGTTCCGTTTTCGTCCTTTCCGATTGGGGCAATAACAGGTATAAAGCCCGAAGATATAATGGACTGTAAAAGAGACGGATCAACGCTTGTTATTTCGCCTACACAACCGTAATCAACGCCGTTTTTCTCGATTTTTTTCGCTTTTACGGTCCCGCCGTCTTTGCCGCTTATGCCTACGGCTTTAACTCCATGCATCTCAATATCGGTTACAATTTGTTTATTTATTTTACCGCTTAAAACCATTTCCGCAACTTCCATTGTTTCTTCGTCTGTAACCCGAAGACCGTCCACAAATTTAGATTCTATATTAAGCCTATTCAAAAACGAATTGATGTCAGGCCCGCCTCCATGCACAATTACAGGGTGCATGCCGACCATTTTCATAAGCACAATATCTTTGATAATAGTTTCTTTAATTTCCGGATTTATAAGTGCGCTCCCGCCGTATTTTATAACTATTGTTTTATCATAAAATTTTTGGATAAACGGCAAAGCCTCAGTAAGTATCTGAGCTTTTGCTATGTTCTCCTGAATAATCTGTTTTTTTGCAACCATTTTGATACTCCCCTTTTGTCAGCTGCGGTAATCGCCGTTTATTTTTACATAGTCATAGCTTAAATCACAGCCCCATGCCGCCGCACATTCGTTTCCTTC of the Anaerotignum faecicola genome contains:
- the argB gene encoding acetylglutamate kinase, with translation MVAKKQIIQENIAKAQILTEALPFIQKFYDKTIVIKYGGSALINPEIKETIIKDIVLMKMVGMHPVIVHGGGPDINSFLNRLNIESKFVDGLRVTDEETMEVAEMVLSGKINKQIVTDIEMHGVKAVGISGKDGGTVKAKKIEKNGVDYGCVGEITSVDPSLLQSIISSGFIPVIAPIGKDENGTSYNINADYMAVAIAGSLKAEKLAFLTDVEGVMKDVGDPSSLMSFIKADEVQSFIDDGTISGGMIPKVQCCMSAVKAGVNNVHILDGRVEHCLILEIFTPEGIGTMIEKGNDNK